Genomic segment of Anaeromyxobacter sp.:
CCAGCCGCGCGTCGGCCACCCCGGCCTCGGTCTCCACCACCGCGTCGCCGGGCGCCAGCGCCGCGTCGGCCACCAGCCGCACCGAGGGCAGGCCCGCCGCCTCGGCCAGCGCCCCCGCCTCGCCCGCCAGCGCCGCGGCCCCCGCCGGGTGGAGCCGGAGCACCACCCGCCGCCGCCCGCGCGCCGCCGCCAGGGCCTCGCCCGCGGCCAGCCGAACCGCGCCCGGCGCCAGGGCCAGCTCCCGGCCCAGCAGCCGCCTGGCCAGGTCCACCGCCAGCGCCAGCGCCTCCCCCTCCGCCTCGGCCAGGGCCCGGGCCCGGCCGGCCTCCGCCGCCAGCACGGCCGCCGCCGCGCCCGCCAGCCCCTCCTCGCGACCGCGCGCCGCCGCCTCGGCGCGGATCACCTCGGCCTCGGCGACGGCCTCCCGCCGCAGCTCCGCCACCGCCGCCGCCGCCTCGGCCACCAGCGCCGCGGCCTGCTCGCCGGCCACCCAGGTCGCCGCGTCGATGCGCCGGCGCGGCCACGCCGCGGCGGCCACGCCCGCCTTCAGGATCCGCTCCACGTCCCACCTCCCCGCCCGCCCTGGGCGACCGCGTCGCGGACCTTGGCCCGCCGCGCGGCCGGCCCCGGCCGTGCCGATGGCCGGCCCGCCCCTCGAGCCAGGCTGCGTGGGAGCGGCAGAGCAAGGACGGTGCCGCTCCCGAAGGACGGCGGCGCCCCCCACCGGAACGGAGAAGCCCTCCACCGGTGGGGGTGGAGGGCTTCGGTGCGGCGGGTGGACGGTGGACCGGCCCTAGGCGGCGTCGCGCTCGCCGGGCGTCAGGTACCTCTCCAGGAACTGCTTGGTCTTCAGCTCCACCTGGCGGACCCGCTCACGCGAGACGCCCCAGCGCTTGCCGATCTCCTCCAGCGTGCGCGGCTGGTCCTGCTCGAGCCGGTTGTGCACGATGTCCCAGCCGAGCTCGCCGATGCGCTTGCGCACCTTGCCGAGCGCGTCCCGCACGTCGCGGTCGCCCTCGGTCATCAGGTACAGCTCCTCCGGGCCCGGTCCGTCGTCCTCGATCCGCTCGAGGTGGGTGGCGTCACCCTCCTCGTCGATGGAGCTGTCGAGGGAGAGGTCCGGCTGGGCGACGGTGCCGCTCTGCGGGCGCACCGTGCTGCGGGCCTCCTTGAGGTACTTGCCCACGTAGGCCCGGATCCACCAGACGGCGTAGGTGGAGAAGCGGGTGCCGGCGTGCGGGTCGAACTTCTCGACGGCCCGCATCAGGCCGACGTTGCCCTCCTGGATGAGGTCGTCGAGCCGGACGGTGCCGCGCCGCTGCTTCCGCGAGATGGCCACCACGAAGGCCAGGTTGTGGCGCACCAGCTTCTGCTTCGAGCGGACGTCGCCCTTGCGCGCCCGCAGGGCGTGCACGTGCTCCTCTTCCCGGGAGAGCGGCGGGTAGTCCCGCACCGCCTTCAGGTACGGAGCGAGTTCATCGAACTCCCTGCTTCCGCGCTGCGTCGTCGCCGTCCTCATTGAGTCTGCCTCTCTGCCGTTCGGCTGAAGTTCGCCGTCGTGGTGTTCAGTCGATGGAGCTTACGTAACGTCAGGTTAGCAATCTGGACCGAGTTGGTCAACTACAGACAAATGCTGCCTGGATAAGGGGAGTTCCGGATCTTCGAACGGACTCCCGTCTCCGTGCCCACAACCTAGAACATTTGCGCACATCTGCCATTCCCCCAACGGCACAGGTCCATCCGGGAGCGGTCAGATTGACGCGTCTCAAGTCCCGAATGGGTCTCTATTGCGACTTACTCTCATCGGTCGAGTTGAGTGGAATCAACTGCTTGGCGGAACGAGGGCGATCCTCGGTCCGCAAACAACGAAAGGGTCCGGCCCCAAGTGGGACCGGACCCTAAGCGGAAAACAGCCGGACAAAGACCGGACGAGAGGTGCCTACTCCTCGCCGCCAGACGCCACGGCCAAGGCCTCCTCGGCCTCCTCCACCGCGTCGATGGGGGTCTCCACCTCGATGTCGAGGTGCTTGTAGTGGTGCAGGCCGGTGCCGGCGGGGATGAGCCGGCCCATGATGACGTTCTCCTTGAGGCCGCGCAGGTTGTCCACCTTGCCGCTGATGGCGGCCTCGGTGAGCACCTTGGTGGTCTCCTGGAAGGACGAGGCCGAGATGAAGGACTCGGTCGACAGCGACGCCTTGGTGATGCCGAGGAGCAGCGGCTCGGCCTGGGCCGGCTTGCCGCCCGCCTTGAGCACCCGGTCGTTCTCCTCCTCGAAGACCCACTTCTCGACCTGCTCGTCGGCCAGGAAGTTGGCGTCGCCGACGTCCAGCACGCGCACGCGGCGCAGCATCATGCGGACGATGGTCTCGATGTGCTTGTCGTTGATCTTCACGCCCTGGAGCCGGTAGACCTCCTGCACCTCGTCCACCAGCCAGCGCGCCAGCTCCTTCTCGCCCAGCACCCGGAGGATGTCGTGCGGGTTGGAGGAGCCGTCCATCAGGGCCTCGCCGGCGCGCACCCGGTCGCCGGTGTGCACGCTGATGTGCTTGCCCTTGGCGATCAGGTACTCCTTGGCCAGGTCGGGGCGCAGCTTGCCGTCCACCTCGGGGGTGATGACCAGCTTGCGCTTGCCCTTGGTGTCCTTGCCGAAGGCCACCACGCCGTCGATCTCGGAGATGACCGCGTGCTCCTTGGGCTTGCGGGCCTCGAAGAGCTCGGCCACCCGCGGCAGGCCGCCGGTGATGTCCTTGGTCTTGGCGGAGTCGCGCGGCATCTTGGCGATGACGTCGCCGGCGTCCACCTCGTCGCCGTCGTTGACCACCAGGGTGGCGCCCTCGGGCAGCATGTAGCGGGCGTCGGCCTCCGAGTTGGCCAGCTTGCGGGTCTGGCCGTCCTCGCCCTTGATGGACATGCGGGGCCGGGCGTCCGGATCCTTGGAGGTGATGACCGTCTTGCGCGACAGGCCGGTCACCTCGTCCACCGAGTCGTTGATGGTGACGCCGTCGACCAGGTCGCCGAACTTCAGGCGGCCGGCCACCTCGGTGATGATGGGCGAGGAGTACGGGTCCCACTCGGCCAGCAGGACGGCGCCGGGCAGGCGCTGCCCCTCCACCACCTGCAGCTTGGCGCCGTAGACCAGGCTGTAGCGCTCCCGCTCGCGGCCCTGCTCGTCGGTCACGAGCAGCTCGCCGTTGCGGTTCATGACGATGATGGTGCCGTCCTTCTTCTTGGCCACCGTCACGTTGAGCAGCTTCACCACGCCGGCGTTGCGGTTCTCCAGGCTGGACTGCTCGGCGCGCCGGGACGCGGCGCCGCCGATGTGGAAGGTCCGCATGGTGAGCTGGGTGCCCGGCTCGCCGATGGACTGGGCGGCGATGACGCCGACCGCCTCGCCGACCGACACCTTGCGCCCGCGGGCCAGGTCACGGCCGTAGCACTCCACGCAGATGCCGCGCCGCGCCTGGCAGGTCAGCACCGAGCGGATGCGCACCTTGTCGATGCCGGCCGCGTCGACGGCCTTGACCTTGTTCTCGTCGATCTCCTCGTTGGC
This window contains:
- a CDS encoding flagellar assembly protein FliH — its product is MAAAAWPRRRIDAATWVAGEQAAALVAEAAAAVAELRREAVAEAEVIRAEAAARGREEGLAGAAAAVLAAEAGRARALAEAEGEALALAVDLARRLLGRELALAPGAVRLAAGEALAAARGRRRVVLRLHPAGAAALAGEAGALAEAAGLPSVRLVADAALAPGDAVVETEAGVADARLEVRLAELRRALAAASQEGATQAGAAAPDLVTGGADGGWA
- a CDS encoding sigma-70 family RNA polymerase sigma factor, with amino-acid sequence MRTATTQRGSREFDELAPYLKAVRDYPPLSREEEHVHALRARKGDVRSKQKLVRHNLAFVVAISRKQRRGTVRLDDLIQEGNVGLMRAVEKFDPHAGTRFSTYAVWWIRAYVGKYLKEARSTVRPQSGTVAQPDLSLDSSIDEEGDATHLERIEDDGPGPEELYLMTEGDRDVRDALGKVRKRIGELGWDIVHNRLEQDQPRTLEEIGKRWGVSRERVRQVELKTKQFLERYLTPGERDAA